The Cloeon dipterum chromosome 3, ieCloDipt1.1, whole genome shotgun sequence genome includes a region encoding these proteins:
- the LOC135941124 gene encoding D-beta-hydroxybutyrate dehydrogenase, mitochondrial-like isoform X1, whose protein sequence is MSSSQQKQAEFPWVLVDRCFLPVVFSHAAAVILSVVFNTLRISQISCFTLFFFICSSSLATVFFYHNLKVTTAGKSVLISGCDSKLGSLFARQLDSLGFTVYAGCLRVESETAAKLKSESSGRLHLIKLDVTSESDIKAAVNYIKKNLPHSQAGIWAVINCASWAAFGEVEWAPFSNFQRSTEVNLLGAIRVTQSFLPLLRPTRGRIINVVSLLGRVSSRARAPYCTAKSALEAFVECLRLEMKRWGVDVILVEPGDALTGALEWFSEERVLRQAREAWQAMDAAQKEEYGEKHFVDTVRAVHDYIKDDKVEKEIDMTPVLRALVDAVVRTFPLPRYQVLTPAEWVQTQVAEHFPRSIYDILYN, encoded by the exons ATGTCGAGCAGCCAGCAGAAGCAGGCCGAGTTCCCCTGGGTGCTGGTGGACAGGTGCTTTTTGCCGGTCGTCTTCTCGCACGCGGCCGCCGTCATTCTCTCGGTGGTGTTCAACACCCTAAGAATCTCGCAGATCTCCTGCTTTACCCTCTTTTTCTTCATCTGCTCGTCGAGTTTGGCCACTGTTTTCTTCTACCACAACCTCAAA GTAACGACGGCTGGAAAGTCAGTTCTCATTTCTGGCTGCGACTCGAAACTCGGCTCCTTATTCGCAAGGCAGCTCGATTCATTG GGATTCACAGTTTACGCAGGATGTTTGAGGGTTGAGTCAGAAACAGCGGCCAAGCTGAAAAGTGAGTCATCGGGACGGCTTCACTTGATCAAACTTGACGTCACCTCGGAATCAGACATTAAGGCAGCTGTCAATTACATCAAGAAGAATTTGCCTCATTCACAAGCCG GTATCTGGGCTGTCATTAACTGCGCATCATGGGCTGCTTTCGGAGAGGTCGAGTGGGCTCCGTTCTCCAACTTCCAAAGGTCAACCGAGGTCAACCTTCTGGGCGCAATCAGAGTGACGCAGAGTTTCCTGCCACTGCTCAGACCGACCCGGG GTCGCATCATAAATGTGGTGAGCCTCCTCGGTCGCGTGTCCTCGAGGGCCAGGGCGCCCTACTGCACCGCCAAGTCGGCATTGGAAGCCTTCGTTGAGTGCCTGAGGCTGGAAATGAAACGCTGGGGCGTCGACGTCATCCTCGTCGAGCCAGGCGACGCTCTCACAG GTGCTTTGGAGTGGTTCAGCGAGGAGCGGGTCCTGCGACAGGCTCGGGAGGCGTGGCAGGCGATGGACGCGGCGCAGAAGGAGGAATACGGCGAGAAGCACTTCGTGGACACCGTCCGGGCCGTCCACGACTACATCAAGGACGACAAGGTGGAAAAA GAAATCGACATGACACCCGTTCTGCGCGCCCTGGTGGACGCCGTGGTGCGAACCTTCCCGCTGCCCAGGTACCAGGTGCTCACTCCGGCCGAGTGGGTGCAGACGCAGGTGGCCGAACATTTTCCCCGCTCCATTTACGACATCTTGTACAATTGA
- the LOC135941126 gene encoding very long chain fatty acid elongase AAEL008004-like, whose amino-acid sequence MAQIVKEVIDYGLNYWDSISDPRTSKWPLMSSPFPTLLMVAGYLYTVLILGPTLMDNRKPFKLREVLIVYNAAQVIYSAAMFYEHLMSGWLFDYSYSCQPVDYSLSPVAMRMAHLCWWYYISKLTEFLDTLFFVMRKKNNQISLLHVYHHSMTPIMTWVLVRFLAGGHGTFSNLINNLVHVVMYFYYMMTAMGPQYQKYIWWKKHLTTVQLVQFLMVFVHSANALFSDCSYPKLISAFLVVHSCIFFGLFLDFYIKAYRRDKSRKGSGGLDSSLKGGHNAPTLQLAPLLTPAAEGPTPKTKTQ is encoded by the exons ATGGCGCAAATAGTGAAGGAAGTCATCGACTACGGCCTCAACTACTGGGACTCCATCAGTG ATCCCAGGACGAGCAAATGGCCCTTGATGTCGAGTCCCTTCCCCACCCTGTTGATGGTGGCTGGATACCTGTACACGGTGCTCATCCTAGGACCCACCTTGATGGACAACAGAAAGCCTTTCAAGCTCAGAGAGGTGCTAATCGTGTACAACGCTGCTCAGGTCATTTACAGTGCAGCCATGTTCTACGAG CACTTGATGAGCGGATGGCTATTTGACTACAGCTACTCTTGTCAACCCGTCGACTACAGTCTCAGTCCAGTGGCAATGAGG ATGGCTCACCTCTGCTGGTGGTACTATATTTCCAAACTAACCGAATTCCTGGATACC CTCTTCTTCGTTATGCGCAAAAAGAACAACCAAATCTCGTTGTTGCACGTTTACCACCACTCGATGACTCCAATCATGACTTGGGTTCTTGTCAGATTCCTCGCag GCGGTCATGGAACCTTCTCAAACCTGATCAACAACTTGGTGCATGTGGTCATGTACTTCTACTACATGATGACTGCAATGGGCCCTCAGTACCAGAAATACATTTGGTGGAAGAAGCACCTCACCACTGTTCAGTTG GTGCAGTTCCTGATGGTGTTCGTGCATTCGGCGAACGCACTCTTCTCGGACTGCAGCTACCCTAAGCTGATCTCGGCCTTCCTGGTGGTGCACTCTTGCATCTTCTTCGGCCTCTTCCTCGACTTCTACATCAAGGCGTACCGCCGCGACAAGAGCCGCAAGGGCAGCGGCGGCCTGGACAGCAGCCTCAAGGGCGGCCACAACGCACCCACCCTGCAACTGGCCCCGCTGCTCACCCCGGCGGCCGAGGGCCCAACCCCCAAGACCAAGACTCAGTGA
- the LOC135941124 gene encoding D-beta-hydroxybutyrate dehydrogenase, mitochondrial-like isoform X2, whose product MSSSQQKQAEFPWVLVDRCFLPVVFSHAAAVILSVVFNTLRISQISCFTLFFFICSSSLATVFFYHNLKVTTAGKSVLISGCDSKLGSLFARQLDSLGFTVYAGCLRVESETAAKLKSESSGRLHLIKLDVTSESDIKAAVNYIKKNLPHSQAGIWAVINCASWAAFGEVEWAPFSNFQRSTEVNLLGAIRVTQSFLPLLRPTRGRIINVVSLLGRVSSRARAPYCTAKSALEAFVECLRLEMKRWGVDVILVEPGDALTGALEWFSEERVLRQAREAWQAMDAAQKEEYGEKHFVDTVRAVHDYIKDDKEIDMTPVLRALVDAVVRTFPLPRYQVLTPAEWVQTQVAEHFPRSIYDILYN is encoded by the exons ATGTCGAGCAGCCAGCAGAAGCAGGCCGAGTTCCCCTGGGTGCTGGTGGACAGGTGCTTTTTGCCGGTCGTCTTCTCGCACGCGGCCGCCGTCATTCTCTCGGTGGTGTTCAACACCCTAAGAATCTCGCAGATCTCCTGCTTTACCCTCTTTTTCTTCATCTGCTCGTCGAGTTTGGCCACTGTTTTCTTCTACCACAACCTCAAA GTAACGACGGCTGGAAAGTCAGTTCTCATTTCTGGCTGCGACTCGAAACTCGGCTCCTTATTCGCAAGGCAGCTCGATTCATTG GGATTCACAGTTTACGCAGGATGTTTGAGGGTTGAGTCAGAAACAGCGGCCAAGCTGAAAAGTGAGTCATCGGGACGGCTTCACTTGATCAAACTTGACGTCACCTCGGAATCAGACATTAAGGCAGCTGTCAATTACATCAAGAAGAATTTGCCTCATTCACAAGCCG GTATCTGGGCTGTCATTAACTGCGCATCATGGGCTGCTTTCGGAGAGGTCGAGTGGGCTCCGTTCTCCAACTTCCAAAGGTCAACCGAGGTCAACCTTCTGGGCGCAATCAGAGTGACGCAGAGTTTCCTGCCACTGCTCAGACCGACCCGGG GTCGCATCATAAATGTGGTGAGCCTCCTCGGTCGCGTGTCCTCGAGGGCCAGGGCGCCCTACTGCACCGCCAAGTCGGCATTGGAAGCCTTCGTTGAGTGCCTGAGGCTGGAAATGAAACGCTGGGGCGTCGACGTCATCCTCGTCGAGCCAGGCGACGCTCTCACAG GTGCTTTGGAGTGGTTCAGCGAGGAGCGGGTCCTGCGACAGGCTCGGGAGGCGTGGCAGGCGATGGACGCGGCGCAGAAGGAGGAATACGGCGAGAAGCACTTCGTGGACACCGTCCGGGCCGTCCACGACTACATCAAGGACGACAAG GAAATCGACATGACACCCGTTCTGCGCGCCCTGGTGGACGCCGTGGTGCGAACCTTCCCGCTGCCCAGGTACCAGGTGCTCACTCCGGCCGAGTGGGTGCAGACGCAGGTGGCCGAACATTTTCCCCGCTCCATTTACGACATCTTGTACAATTGA
- the ND-B18 gene encoding NADH dehydrogenase [ubiquinone] 1 beta subcomplex subunit 7 — translation MGTYWSSYRHPENFPDRASEPTFDPLYGFPNGRKPREMIATVEEMEAAKLDLIDRDYCAHKLLEFRKCRSENWPWVANCKHEKHAYLTCEFDDFVLRMKEHEREKRLKDRQMRLNAKNKALEFSE, via the exons ATGGGCACCTATTGGTCTTCGTATAGACACCCTGAGAACTTCCCTGACCGGGCAAGTGAACCGACCTTCGACCCTTTGTACGGCTTCCCCAACGGCCGCAAACCACGAG AAATGATTGCTACTGTAGAAGAAATGGAGGCTGCAAAGCTGGACCTCATTGACCGAGACTACTGCGCTCACAAACTGCTCGAGTTCCGCAAATGCCGCTCAGAAAACTGGCCCTGGGTAGCCAATTGCAAACACGAAAAACACGCCTACCTTACATGTGAATTTGACGA TTTTGTGCTCAGAATGAAGGAGCATGAACGGGAAAAGAGATTAAAGGACCGGCAGATGAGGCTTAATGCGAAAAACAAAGCACTGGAGTTCTCGGAGTAA